The Paenibacillus sp. FSL H7-0357 nucleotide sequence GTAGCATAAAGATCGTATCAATATCGTAAAGGTAATTACATTTAACGTTAAAAACAATGGATCGCACGGTTTTTTTGTGTAATAAGGGAAAAAAGTAAGAGATTTAATTTTATTCAAGAATAAAGATATGATCTTTATGCAGAAACTCTATCAGTGATGAAGCGGAAGGAGGAGGGGCAATGGAGGTAGTAACCTTTGGGGAAACCATGGTACTTCTGGCACCGGACCGGATGGTTCCCCTGGAGTATGTGAACGGCTTTCACAAGCATGTTGCTGGAGCCGAGACCAATGTGGCAGTTGGGCTTGCCCGTATGGGGCATACCGTGGGCTGGTTCAGCAAGCTCGGAAATGATCCATTTGGACGCTATATTAGGCAGGTCGTAAGAGGACATGGCGTCGATACTTCCGAAGTCAGGATTACAGACGAAGCGCCGACGGGAGTGTTTTTCAAAGAACAAATATCCCCGGACAAAATACAGGTGTACTACTACCGCAAACAATCGGCTGCCAGCCTGATGCACGAGGAGGAGCTTAATGAGGCTTATGTTGGAAAAGCCCGCATCCTGCATGTTACCGGCATTACTCCGGCGCTTAGCCCGGAGTGCAGGAAATTAACCTTTCGAGCCCTCGAAGCGGCAAAAAAACACGGTGCGGCCATTGTGTTTGATCCCAATATCCGCTGGAAGCTTTGGAACAGAGAGGAAGCCTGCGTTGTGCTTAATGAAATGGCGGCACTTGCCGACTACGTGTTGCCCGGTATTGAGGAGGGACAGTTTCTGACAGG carries:
- a CDS encoding sugar kinase, with protein sequence MEVVTFGETMVLLAPDRMVPLEYVNGFHKHVAGAETNVAVGLARMGHTVGWFSKLGNDPFGRYIRQVVRGHGVDTSEVRITDEAPTGVFFKEQISPDKIQVYYYRKQSAASLMHEEELNEAYVGKARILHVTGITPALSPECRKLTFRALEAAKKHGAAIVFDPNIRWKLWNREEACVVLNEMAALADYVLPGIEEGQFLTGCCTPADIADRLLKSGAGAVVIKLGANGAYYSNGRIAGNEPGFPVKRLIDPMGAGDGFAAGFISGLLQGEDLPSAVRRGNAVGSIVVGVSGDVEGLPTRQDVDLLLAGGSDMEDIIR